Proteins encoded within one genomic window of Hevea brasiliensis isolate MT/VB/25A 57/8 chromosome 8, ASM3005281v1, whole genome shotgun sequence:
- the LOC110649421 gene encoding premnaspirodiene oxygenase encodes MQFLSVPLLSIFFLLHFILWSIWKKLKTSRGNTLNLPPGPQKLPIIGNMHQFIGYLPHRRLRDLAKKYGPIMHLQFGQVSTIVISSPETAKEIMKTHDVIFAQRPFVLVAEFIFYNRGDILFAPYGDYWRQIRKICTLELLSSKRVQLFRSIREEEVSNLVKSISSSAGSPVNLSKMLFSSSCSVIARAAFGKKCKDQETFIPLAKEALKMMGGFSVAELFPSIKLLRVITGIQYRLEKLHKRLDMVLENIINQHRIYRATAKTNGDQGEAEVEDIVNTLLNLQEHGNLEFPLTTNNIKAIILDVFIAGTDTSAAVVEWAMSELIKNPRAMSKAQAEVRQVLNRKRNVEEAGLEELKYLKAVIKETLRIHPPGPLLAPRENKEQCQINGYNIPIKTKVIVNAWAIGRDPDYWIHAEKFYPERFLESKIDFRGSNFEFLPFGAGRRICPGLSFGIANLELPLAQLLYHFDWELPDNSKKEELDMREAFGAMVRRKFDLFVIPIPYNP; translated from the exons ATGCAATTTCTCTCAGTTCCATTACTTTCCATCTTCTTCCTACTCCACTTCATTCTATGGAGCATATGGAAGAAATTAAAAACCAGCAGAGGCAACACACTAAACCTACCCCCGGGACCCCAAAAGCTACCCATCATAGGAAATATGCACCAGTTTATTGGGTATCTCCCCCATCGCAGACTGAGAGACTTGGCAAAGAAATATGGGCCAATTATGCACCTACAATTTGGACAAGTATCGACAATTGTCATTTCTTCACCAGAAACAGCTAAGGAAATAATGAAAACTCACGATGTCATCTTTGCTCAGAGGCCCTTTGTCCTGGTTGCTGAATTTATATTTTACAACCGAGGCGATATTCTTTTTGCACCTTATGGAGACTACTGGAGGCAGATTCGAAAAATTTGTACACTGGAGCTTCTTAGTTCAAAGCGTGTGCAGTTGTTCCGATCGATCAGAGAAGAAGAGGTATCAAATCTCGTTAAATCTATATCTTCCAGTGCAGgatctcctgtcaaccttagcaAAATGTTGTTTTCTTCATCTTGTTCTGTTATTGCAAGAGCAGCCTTTGGCAAGAAATGCAAAGACCAAGAAACGTTCATACCACTTGCTAAGGAAGCTCTTAAAATGATGGGAGGCTTTAGCGTTGCAGAGTTGTTCCCCTCTATTAAATTGCTTCGTGTGATTACTGGAATTCAGTATAGACTCGAGAAATTGCATAAAAGACTAGATATGGTGCTTGAGAACATAATCAATCAACATAGAATTTACAGGGCCACAGCAAAGACTAATGGTGATCAGGGTGAAGCTGAAGTGGAGGATATTGTTAATACTCTGTTGAATCTTCAAGAACATGGCAACCTTGAATTTCCATTAACAACAAACAATATCAAAGCAATTATCCTG GATGTGTTTATTGCTGGGACTGATACATCAGCTGCAGTGGTAGAATGGGCAATGTCAGAACTGATAAAAAATCCAAGAGCGATGAGTAAAGCACAAGCAGAAGTGAGGCAAGTTCTTAACAGAAAAAGAAATGTTGAGGAAGCAGGGCTTGAAGAATTGAAGTACTTAAAGGCAGTGATCAAAGAAACTCTGAGAATACACCCTCCAGGTCCATTGCTAGCTCCCAGGGAAAATAAAGAGCAATGCCAAATCAATGGATACAACATACCCATCAAGACTAAAGTCATTGTGAATGCATGGGCAATTGGAAGGGATCCAGATTATTGGATTCATGCTGAAAAGTTTTATCCAGAGAGATTTTTGGAAAGCAAAATTGACTTCAGGGGaagtaattttgaatttttgcCATTTGGGGCTGGAAGGAGGATATGTCCAGGTCTGTCATTTGGTATAGCCAATTTGGAGCTTCCACTTGCACAGTTATTGTATCATTTTGATTGGGAACTTCCTGATAATTCCAAGAAAGAAGAACTAGACATGAGAGAGGCCTTTGGGGCAATGGTTAGAAGAAAATTTGATCTGTTTGTAATTCCTATTCCATACAATCCCTGA